A portion of the uncultured Bacteroides sp. genome contains these proteins:
- a CDS encoding O-acetylhomoserine aminocarboxypropyltransferase/cysteine synthase family protein → MAKQFKPETLCVQAGWEPKKGEPRVLPIYQSTTFKYETSEQMARLFDLEESGYFYTRLQNPTNDAVAKKITALEGGVGGMLTSSGQAANFYALFNICQAGDHFVCSSAIYGGTFNLFAVTMKKLGINVTFISPDATEEEISSAFQPNTKALFGETISNPSLDVLDIEKFARIAHKHGVPLIVDNTFPTPINCRPFEWGADIIVHSTTKYMDGHATSVGGCIVDSGNFDWEANADKFPGLCTPDESYHGLTYSKAFGKMAYITKATSQLMRDLGSTQSPQNAFLLNIGLETLHLRMPQHCKNAQKVAEYLQASDKVAWVNYCGLPDNKNYELAQKYLPNGSCGVISFGLKGERNLATKFMDSLQLAAIVTHVADARTCVLHPASHTHRQLSDEQLIEAGVRPDLIRLSVGIENADDIIADIEQALN, encoded by the coding sequence ATGGCAAAGCAATTTAAGCCCGAAACCTTATGCGTACAAGCAGGTTGGGAGCCGAAAAAAGGGGAGCCTCGTGTGCTACCTATTTATCAAAGTACAACCTTTAAATATGAGACAAGCGAACAGATGGCCCGCTTGTTCGACTTAGAAGAAAGTGGCTATTTCTACACCCGCCTACAAAACCCGACGAACGATGCAGTGGCCAAAAAGATCACCGCTCTCGAAGGAGGCGTTGGAGGCATGCTCACCTCAAGCGGACAAGCAGCCAATTTTTATGCTCTATTCAATATTTGCCAGGCAGGCGACCATTTTGTCTGTTCATCAGCCATTTATGGAGGAACATTCAACCTGTTTGCCGTCACCATGAAGAAGCTGGGCATCAATGTCACCTTCATCAGCCCTGATGCAACAGAGGAAGAAATATCATCGGCTTTCCAGCCCAACACCAAAGCTCTTTTTGGTGAGACTATTTCTAACCCTTCATTAGACGTTCTCGATATTGAAAAATTTGCCCGCATAGCCCATAAGCATGGCGTGCCGTTGATTGTAGATAATACATTTCCAACACCGATCAACTGCCGCCCGTTTGAATGGGGAGCAGACATAATAGTGCATTCTACCACAAAGTACATGGATGGGCACGCCACCTCGGTAGGCGGTTGCATTGTTGATAGTGGAAACTTCGACTGGGAGGCAAATGCCGATAAGTTTCCCGGACTATGCACCCCCGATGAATCCTATCACGGGCTGACCTACTCAAAAGCTTTCGGAAAGATGGCGTACATCACCAAAGCAACCTCACAGCTGATGCGCGATTTGGGTAGTACTCAAAGTCCTCAAAATGCGTTCTTACTCAACATCGGACTGGAAACATTGCATCTGCGTATGCCGCAACATTGCAAGAATGCGCAAAAGGTTGCAGAATACCTTCAGGCAAGTGACAAAGTAGCATGGGTAAACTACTGTGGCCTACCCGATAATAAGAACTACGAACTAGCACAGAAGTATCTGCCCAATGGCTCTTGCGGAGTGATCTCGTTCGGATTGAAAGGAGAACGCAACTTAGCCACTAAATTTATGGATTCACTGCAACTGGCGGCTATCGTTACACACGTGGCAGATGCCCGCACTTGTGTGCTTCATCCGGCCAGCCATACTCATCGCCAACTTTCCGATGAGCAATTAATCGAAGCCGGCGTTCGTCCTGATCTGATCCGCCTATCCGTAGGTATAGAAAATGCGGACGACATTATTGCCGATATAGAGCAAGCGCTAAATTAA
- a CDS encoding NADP-dependent malic enzyme, whose protein sequence is MAKITKEAALLYHSQGKPGKIEVVPTKPYSTQTDLSLAYSPGVAEPCLEIEKNPQDAYKYTAKGNLVAVISNGTAVLGLGDIGALSGKPVMEGKGLLFKIYAGIDVFDIEVDEKDPEKFIAAVKAIAPTFGGINLEDIKAPECFEIERRLKEELDIPVMHDDQHGTAIISSAGLINALQVAGKKIEEVKIVVNGAGASAVSCTKLYVSLGARLENIVMLDSKGVIGKARTDLNEQKRYFATDRTDIRTLEEAIKGADVFLGLSKGNVLTTDMVKSMASTPIVFALANPVPEIAYEDAMACRPDVLMSTGRSDYPNQINNVIGFPYIFRGALDTQARAINEEMKIAAVYAIANLAKQPVPDVVNEVYHVSSLTFGPEYFIPKPVDPRLITEVSMAVAKAAMESGVARNNIEDWDAYKLRLLELMGYESKLTRQLHELARQDPQRVVFAEGGHPNMLKAAVEAKAEGICHPILLGNDERIHKIAKELDLNLEGVEIVNLRHDSETERRERYAHILAEKRSREGATYEEANDKMFERNYFGMMMVETGEADAFITGLYTKYTNTIKVAKEVIGIRPGYKHFGTMHILNSKKGTYFLADTLINRHPDTETLTDVAKLAVDTVRFFNHTPVMAMLSYSNFGSDQVGSPSKVHEAIAYMHEKYPELAIDGEMQVNFAMDRELRDAKYPFTRLKGKDVNTLIFPNLSSANSGYKLIQAMTQTELIGPIQMGLNKPIHFTDIESSVRDILNITAVAVIDAIVYKKKAGKE, encoded by the coding sequence ATGGCTAAAATTACGAAAGAAGCAGCCTTGCTTTATCACTCTCAAGGCAAACCGGGGAAAATAGAAGTGGTACCGACAAAACCGTATAGTACACAAACAGATCTTTCTCTAGCCTACTCTCCGGGAGTAGCCGAGCCTTGTCTCGAGATAGAAAAAAATCCGCAAGATGCTTATAAGTATACGGCCAAAGGAAATCTAGTAGCAGTTATCTCTAACGGAACAGCCGTATTAGGGCTGGGAGATATTGGCGCACTCAGTGGAAAACCTGTGATGGAAGGTAAAGGATTGCTCTTTAAAATCTATGCCGGCATTGATGTTTTTGACATTGAGGTAGATGAAAAAGATCCTGAGAAATTTATTGCAGCAGTAAAAGCCATCGCTCCAACTTTTGGAGGTATTAATCTCGAAGATATAAAAGCACCTGAGTGCTTTGAAATAGAACGCCGCCTGAAAGAAGAATTGGACATTCCGGTGATGCACGATGATCAACATGGAACAGCCATCATCTCAAGTGCCGGATTAATCAATGCCCTTCAAGTTGCAGGAAAAAAAATAGAAGAAGTAAAAATAGTAGTAAACGGAGCCGGTGCGTCAGCCGTATCGTGTACCAAACTGTATGTTTCATTGGGCGCCCGTCTTGAGAACATTGTGATGCTCGACAGCAAAGGTGTAATCGGTAAAGCACGTACCGACTTGAACGAACAAAAGCGCTATTTTGCTACAGACCGAACAGATATTCGCACACTGGAAGAAGCGATAAAAGGAGCAGATGTGTTTCTGGGGCTCTCCAAAGGCAATGTGCTGACAACAGACATGGTAAAGAGCATGGCCTCCACTCCTATTGTATTCGCATTGGCCAATCCAGTGCCTGAGATTGCTTACGAAGATGCAATGGCTTGCCGCCCGGACGTATTGATGTCAACAGGTCGTTCCGATTATCCTAATCAAATAAATAATGTGATCGGATTCCCATACATCTTCCGTGGAGCATTGGATACACAAGCCCGTGCCATCAATGAAGAGATGAAGATTGCCGCTGTTTATGCCATAGCCAACTTAGCCAAACAACCGGTGCCGGACGTGGTTAACGAAGTGTATCATGTAAGCAGCCTTACATTCGGACCGGAATATTTCATTCCGAAGCCGGTAGATCCACGATTGATAACGGAAGTATCTATGGCTGTTGCCAAAGCTGCTATGGAATCGGGTGTAGCTCGCAACAACATTGAAGATTGGGACGCATACAAACTCCGCTTGCTTGAATTAATGGGATATGAGTCGAAACTGACCCGCCAACTTCATGAACTGGCACGCCAAGACCCGCAACGTGTGGTTTTTGCCGAAGGTGGGCATCCGAACATGCTCAAAGCGGCAGTGGAAGCTAAAGCCGAAGGTATTTGCCATCCTATTCTATTGGGTAATGACGAACGTATTCACAAAATAGCGAAAGAACTCGATCTGAATCTGGAAGGTGTCGAAATTGTCAACCTTCGCCATGATTCCGAGACTGAACGCCGTGAACGCTACGCACATATCCTAGCGGAAAAACGTTCAAGAGAAGGAGCTACTTACGAAGAAGCCAACGACAAGATGTTTGAGCGCAACTATTTTGGTATGATGATGGTCGAAACAGGTGAAGCCGATGCCTTCATTACCGGATTATATACAAAGTACACCAATACGATAAAAGTAGCTAAAGAAGTAATAGGTATTCGTCCCGGATACAAACATTTCGGAACGATGCACATTCTGAACTCTAAGAAAGGCACTTATTTCTTAGCAGACACGCTGATTAACAGGCATCCGGACACAGAGACTCTTACCGATGTGGCTAAATTGGCCGTAGACACGGTTCGATTCTTCAATCATACTCCGGTAATGGCCATGCTGTCATATTCCAACTTCGGTTCTGACCAAGTGGGCAGTCCGTCTAAAGTACATGAAGCAATAGCATATATGCACGAAAAGTATCCGGAATTGGCTATTGATGGTGAGATGCAAGTAAACTTTGCGATGGACCGTGAACTTCGGGATGCTAAATATCCATTTACCCGCCTGAAAGGAAAAGATGTAAACACATTGATCTTCCCCAATTTAAGTTCTGCAAATTCAGGTTATAAGCTAATTCAGGCTATGACTCAAACAGAATTGATCGGACCGATTCAGATGGGATTAAATAAGCCCATTCACTTTACCGACATTGAAAGTTCCGTGCGCGACATCCTGAATATTACCGCCGTAGCCGTAATAGACGCCATTGTATACAAGAAAAAAGCCGGCAAAGAATGA
- a CDS encoding NADP-specific glutamate dehydrogenase — MNAAKVLDALKHRFPNEAEYHQAVEEVLTTIEEEYNKHPEFDKANLIERLCIPDRVYQFRVTWVDDKGNVQTNMGYRVQHNNAIGPYKGGIRFHSSVNLSILKFLAFEQTFKNSLTTLPMGGGKGGSDFSPRGKSTAEVMRFVQSFMLELWRHIGPETDVPAGDIGVGGREIGFMFGMYKKLTREYSGTFTGKGREFGGSLIRPEATGYGNIYFLMEMLKSKGTDLKGKICLVSGSGNVAQYTAEKVLELGGKVVTMSDSDGYIYDPDGIDSEKLNYIMELKNLNRGRIREYAETYGCKYVEGAKPWGEKGDIALPSATQNELNGDHARQLIANGCIAVSEGANMPSTPEAIKVFQDAKILYAPGKAANAGGVSVSGLEMTQNAIKLSWSAEEVDEKLKSIMKSIHEACVQYGTEADGYVNYVKGANVAGFMKVAKAMMAQGIL, encoded by the coding sequence ATGAATGCAGCTAAAGTGTTAGATGCCTTGAAACACCGTTTCCCAAACGAAGCGGAGTATCATCAGGCGGTAGAAGAAGTCCTTACTACCATTGAAGAAGAGTACAACAAACACCCGGAGTTTGACAAGGCCAATCTCATCGAGCGTCTCTGTATACCGGACAGAGTGTATCAATTCAGAGTAACGTGGGTAGACGACAAAGGTAACGTGCAAACCAACATGGGGTATCGGGTACAGCATAACAATGCTATCGGCCCGTACAAAGGTGGCATTCGTTTCCACAGTTCAGTGAACCTTTCCATCTTGAAGTTTTTGGCGTTTGAACAGACATTCAAAAACTCACTGACTACTCTTCCTATGGGGGGTGGCAAAGGAGGTTCGGACTTTTCACCACGTGGAAAATCAACAGCTGAGGTTATGCGCTTTGTTCAATCATTCATGCTTGAGCTGTGGCGTCATATCGGTCCGGAGACAGATGTTCCCGCTGGCGACATAGGCGTAGGAGGCCGCGAAATCGGCTTCATGTTTGGAATGTACAAAAAGCTCACGCGCGAGTATTCCGGAACGTTTACCGGCAAAGGACGTGAGTTCGGCGGTTCACTGATCCGTCCCGAAGCAACCGGATATGGGAATATCTACTTCTTGATGGAGATGTTGAAGTCCAAGGGTACCGACTTAAAAGGAAAAATTTGCTTGGTGTCAGGCTCAGGTAATGTGGCCCAATACACAGCAGAGAAAGTGTTGGAGCTCGGAGGCAAAGTGGTTACTATGTCCGATTCGGATGGATATATCTATGATCCGGATGGCATAGACAGCGAGAAGCTAAATTACATCATGGAGCTAAAGAACCTGAACCGCGGACGTATCCGTGAATATGCGGAAACGTATGGTTGCAAATACGTAGAAGGAGCAAAACCTTGGGGAGAAAAAGGGGATATCGCCCTCCCATCGGCTACACAAAATGAGCTGAATGGCGACCACGCCCGCCAGTTGATTGCCAATGGCTGTATAGCAGTAAGTGAAGGAGCCAACATGCCTTCTACACCCGAAGCCATTAAGGTGTTTCAAGATGCTAAGATATTGTATGCGCCCGGAAAAGCGGCTAATGCCGGAGGAGTATCAGTATCGGGTTTAGAAATGACTCAGAACGCTATCAAACTAAGTTGGAGTGCGGAGGAAGTAGATGAAAAACTGAAGAGCATCATGAAAAGCATTCACGAAGCTTGCGTGCAATACGGAACAGAAGCGGATGGCTATGTAAATTACGTGAAAGGTGCCAATGTGGCCGGATTCATGAAAGTAGCCAAGGCAATGATGGCGCAAGGCATTTTATAA
- a CDS encoding prolyl oligopeptidase family serine peptidase → MKKTTLLLTGIMATSISCAQQKVLTYPSTSKVDTVDTYFGTKVPDPYRWLENDTSSATAAWVEAENKITNSYLNQIPFRKELLKRLTELADYEKIGAPFKKHGKYYFYKNNGLQNQSVLYVQDSLKGEARVFLDPNQLSTDGTVALTSLSFSNDGKYAAYTVSRSGSDWREIYVMDAATGSLLSDHITWAKFTGASWKGDGFYYSAYDAPVKGKEFSNVNEFHKIYYHKVGEPQEKDQLAYENKAYPKRFYTGDVSEDEKALFIYESGEGRGNALFMKNLTKENAPIVQIASDFNFEYSPIEVIGDNIYFYTNYNAPKNKIMVADINNPELKDWKDLVPEAEQVLSGAQVIGGKLFLTYDKDASNHAYVYDLNGKELQEIKLPSLGSVSFSGDKDDKECFFNFTSFTIPGATYQYDVDQNSYKLFRAPNVKFNSNDFVTEQIFFPSKDGVKVPMFLTYKKGLKKDGKNPVFLYGYGGFNISLYPSFSTARIPFLENGGIYVQVNLRGGSEYGEAWHIAGTKMQKQNVFNDFIAAAEYLIDQKYTNSKKIAIVGGSNGGLLVGACMTQRPELFQVAIPQVGVMDMLRYHKFTIGWNWASDYGTSEDSKEMFDYLKGYSPLHNLKKGTKYPATLVTTADHDDRVVPAHSFKFAATLQECNDGTNATLIRIDSKAGHGAGKPMTKVLEEQASIYGFIMYNLKMNPKF, encoded by the coding sequence ATGAAAAAAACAACTTTATTACTAACCGGAATTATGGCGACAAGCATATCATGCGCGCAGCAAAAAGTGTTAACTTACCCTAGCACCTCAAAAGTAGATACCGTGGACACATACTTCGGTACGAAAGTTCCCGATCCTTATCGCTGGCTCGAAAATGATACTTCTTCTGCAACCGCAGCATGGGTAGAAGCAGAGAATAAGATAACAAATAGCTACCTTAACCAGATACCTTTCCGCAAAGAATTACTCAAACGACTTACTGAGCTGGCCGACTACGAAAAGATTGGTGCACCCTTTAAGAAACATGGGAAGTATTACTTCTACAAGAACAACGGATTACAAAACCAAAGCGTGCTCTATGTACAAGATTCTTTGAAAGGAGAAGCTCGCGTGTTTCTTGACCCCAATCAACTATCTACCGATGGAACAGTAGCCCTGACCAGCCTGTCGTTCTCGAATGATGGCAAGTATGCTGCCTACACCGTTTCCCGCAGCGGGTCAGACTGGAGAGAGATTTACGTAATGGATGCCGCTACCGGCAGTCTGCTAAGCGACCACATCACATGGGCTAAATTCACAGGAGCTTCATGGAAAGGAGATGGATTCTATTACAGCGCTTACGATGCACCGGTGAAAGGAAAAGAATTCTCAAACGTGAATGAATTTCACAAGATCTACTATCACAAAGTAGGCGAACCACAAGAGAAAGATCAGTTAGCCTATGAAAACAAAGCCTACCCCAAACGATTCTATACGGGCGACGTGAGTGAAGATGAAAAAGCATTGTTCATTTATGAATCGGGCGAAGGAAGAGGAAACGCACTCTTCATGAAGAACCTGACCAAAGAGAATGCACCCATTGTGCAGATTGCATCCGACTTTAACTTTGAGTATTCTCCTATAGAGGTTATAGGTGACAACATCTATTTCTATACCAACTACAATGCTCCCAAGAACAAGATTATGGTAGCCGACATCAACAATCCGGAACTGAAAGATTGGAAGGATCTTGTACCGGAAGCCGAACAGGTATTATCCGGTGCACAAGTGATCGGCGGCAAGCTCTTTTTGACTTACGATAAAGACGCATCCAACCATGCGTATGTATACGACTTAAACGGGAAAGAGTTGCAAGAAATCAAACTCCCTTCACTAGGATCAGTGAGTTTCAGTGGAGACAAAGATGATAAAGAATGCTTTTTCAATTTCACATCATTCACCATTCCCGGTGCTACCTATCAATATGATGTGGATCAAAACAGCTATAAGCTCTTCCGGGCACCAAATGTGAAGTTCAACTCAAACGATTTTGTGACCGAACAAATTTTCTTCCCGAGCAAAGATGGAGTAAAAGTACCCATGTTCCTTACCTATAAAAAAGGCTTGAAAAAGGACGGCAAGAATCCTGTATTCTTGTATGGCTACGGTGGCTTCAACATAAGCTTGTATCCAAGTTTCTCAACCGCCCGAATACCGTTTCTTGAGAACGGAGGTATTTATGTGCAAGTCAACTTGCGCGGTGGGAGCGAATATGGTGAAGCATGGCACATAGCCGGAACGAAGATGCAAAAACAAAATGTATTCAATGATTTCATTGCTGCTGCCGAATATCTGATTGATCAGAAGTACACGAATAGCAAAAAGATAGCAATTGTGGGAGGATCAAATGGTGGACTGCTGGTGGGTGCTTGTATGACCCAACGCCCCGAGCTCTTTCAAGTAGCTATTCCACAAGTGGGAGTGATGGATATGTTGAGGTATCACAAGTTCACCATTGGATGGAATTGGGCGAGCGACTATGGAACAAGCGAAGACAGCAAAGAGATGTTTGACTACCTCAAAGGATACTCTCCGCTTCATAACTTAAAGAAAGGGACCAAATATCCCGCAACGCTTGTAACGACAGCCGATCATGATGACCGTGTAGTACCGGCCCACTCTTTCAAATTTGCCGCTACTCTGCAAGAATGCAATGAC
- a CDS encoding PEP/pyruvate-binding domain-containing protein, whose translation MLSKLKLNQLYFKDTQFVNLMTRRIFNVLLIANPYDVFMLEDDGRIDEKIFNEYTSLSLRYPPRFSQVSTEEEALALLASIPFDLVICMPGTGDNDGFGIGRHIKACYEQIPIVILTPFSHGVTKRIANEDLSAFDYVFCWLGNTDLLLSIIKLIEDKMNLEHDVAEVGVQLILLVEDGIRFYSSVLPNLYKFVLKQSQEFSTEALNAHQRTLRMRGRPKIVLARTYEEAMDIFYRYKNNVLGVITDVRFPHNGQKDALAGIKLCAEIRKEDPFVPLIIQSSEAENAAYASRYGASFIDKNSKKMDVDLRQIVSDNFGFGDFIFRNPDTLEKIARVQNLKELQNIIFAVPAESFLYHISRNHISRWLYSRAMFPVAEFLKPITWNSLQDVDAHRKIIFEAIVKYRKMKNQGVVAIFKRDRFDRYSNFARIGDGSLGGKGRGLAFIDNMVKRHPEFEEFENAHVVIPKTVVLCTDVFDEFMETNNLYQVALSDLDDRTILKYFLKAKLPDRLVEDFFTFIDVVKSPIAIRSSSLLEDSHYQPFAGIYNTYMIPYLDDKYEMLRMLSDAIKGVYASVYFSDSKAYMQATSNVIDREKMAVILQEVVGNQYGEKYYPSMSGVARSLNFYPIGEEKAEEGTVNLALGLGKYIVDGGLTLRFSPYHPHQVLQTSEMEIALKETQTRFYALDLKNVGQDFSIDDGFNLLKCSVKDAEKDGSLRYIASTYDPQDQVIRDGLYPGGRKVITFANILQHDVFPLARILQFVLQYGQQEMRRPIEIEFAATMDYEGRTGTFYLLQIRPIVDAKEVLDEDLAAIADERLILRSDNSLGNGITSDIYDVIYVKTENYSASNNQTIAYEIEKLNKQFLNTGKNYVLIGPGRWGSSDTWLGIPVKWPHISAARVIVEAGLTNYRVDPSQGTHFFQNLTSFGVGYFTINAFMNEGVYDQAFLNAQPAVSETNYLRHVRFSNPVVVKMDGRTKKGVVFKPKE comes from the coding sequence ATGCTCAGCAAACTAAAATTAAACCAACTTTACTTCAAAGATACACAGTTTGTTAACCTGATGACGCGTCGTATCTTCAATGTGCTTCTTATCGCCAATCCTTATGATGTGTTTATGTTGGAAGATGATGGGCGTATTGATGAGAAAATATTCAATGAATATACTTCACTCTCATTGCGTTATCCACCTCGTTTTTCGCAAGTTTCTACCGAAGAGGAGGCATTGGCACTGCTAGCGAGTATACCGTTTGACTTGGTTATTTGTATGCCCGGAACGGGTGACAATGATGGTTTTGGTATCGGGCGTCATATTAAAGCTTGTTACGAGCAAATTCCGATTGTTATTCTTACTCCTTTTAGTCATGGCGTTACCAAGCGGATAGCGAATGAGGATCTCAGTGCATTCGATTATGTGTTTTGTTGGCTGGGCAATACTGACTTACTGCTGTCCATCATCAAACTGATAGAAGATAAAATGAACTTGGAGCATGATGTGGCGGAAGTAGGCGTACAGCTCATCCTGTTGGTGGAAGATGGCATCCGCTTTTATTCGTCTGTGCTTCCGAACTTATATAAGTTTGTGCTGAAGCAGAGTCAGGAGTTCTCTACCGAAGCATTGAACGCCCATCAACGTACTTTGCGCATGCGTGGGCGACCGAAAATTGTGTTAGCCAGAACCTACGAAGAGGCGATGGACATATTTTATCGATATAAGAACAATGTGTTAGGGGTGATTACCGATGTGCGTTTTCCGCATAATGGACAAAAAGATGCATTGGCAGGTATTAAACTATGTGCGGAGATACGGAAAGAAGATCCGTTTGTGCCGCTCATCATTCAATCTTCAGAGGCTGAAAATGCGGCGTATGCATCCAGGTATGGGGCTTCTTTCATTGATAAGAACTCGAAGAAGATGGATGTGGACTTGCGGCAGATCGTCTCCGACAACTTTGGTTTTGGCGATTTTATCTTTCGTAATCCGGATACGCTGGAGAAGATAGCCCGGGTGCAAAACCTGAAAGAGCTTCAGAACATTATTTTTGCTGTTCCGGCTGAATCTTTTTTGTATCACATCAGTCGTAATCACATTTCCCGTTGGCTCTATTCACGGGCGATGTTTCCGGTTGCGGAGTTTCTTAAACCGATTACCTGGAATAGTCTTCAGGATGTAGATGCTCACCGGAAGATTATTTTTGAAGCGATTGTGAAGTATCGGAAGATGAAGAATCAGGGAGTGGTGGCGATTTTTAAGCGCGACCGTTTTGACCGATATTCAAACTTTGCCCGTATTGGCGATGGTTCTTTGGGGGGCAAAGGGCGTGGACTGGCTTTTATTGATAACATGGTGAAGCGCCATCCGGAGTTTGAGGAATTTGAGAATGCACACGTTGTTATTCCTAAAACGGTAGTGCTTTGTACGGATGTGTTCGATGAGTTTATGGAGACAAATAACTTGTATCAGGTTGCCCTGTCTGATCTGGATGATCGTACGATTCTGAAGTACTTTCTTAAAGCTAAATTGCCCGATCGGTTGGTGGAAGATTTCTTCACTTTTATTGATGTGGTAAAGTCGCCCATTGCCATTCGTTCGTCTAGTCTGTTGGAAGATTCTCACTATCAACCTTTTGCGGGCATTTACAATACGTATATGATTCCTTATCTGGACGATAAATATGAGATGCTTCGGATGCTATCGGATGCGATTAAAGGTGTATATGCCTCTGTCTATTTCAGTGATAGTAAGGCGTATATGCAGGCCACATCCAATGTGATTGATCGGGAGAAAATGGCTGTCATTCTTCAAGAGGTGGTGGGCAATCAGTATGGCGAAAAGTATTATCCTTCCATGTCGGGTGTGGCTCGTTCGCTTAATTTCTATCCTATCGGAGAAGAGAAGGCGGAAGAGGGAACAGTGAACCTGGCTCTTGGTTTGGGCAAGTACATTGTAGATGGTGGGCTCACATTGCGTTTCTCTCCTTATCATCCCCATCAGGTGTTGCAGACCAGTGAGATGGAGATAGCACTGAAAGAGACACAAACTCGTTTCTATGCTTTGGATTTAAAGAATGTGGGACAAGACTTCTCTATTGATGATGGCTTCAATCTACTTAAATGTTCGGTGAAAGATGCGGAAAAGGATGGCTCTTTGCGCTATATTGCTTCCACGTATGATCCTCAGGATCAGGTTATTCGTGATGGTCTTTACCCCGGCGGACGGAAGGTGATTACCTTTGCCAATATTTTGCAACATGATGTCTTTCCGTTGGCGCGTATCTTACAATTTGTGTTGCAATATGGGCAGCAAGAAATGCGGCGACCGATAGAAATAGAATTTGCAGCAACGATGGATTATGAGGGGCGTACGGGAACGTTCTACTTGCTACAGATCCGTCCGATTGTGGATGCAAAAGAGGTGCTGGATGAAGATTTGGCTGCCATCGCCGATGAACGGTTGATTCTTCGTTCGGACAATTCTTTGGGGAATGGTATAACGAGTGATATCTATGATGTGATTTATGTGAAGACGGAGAATTACAGTGCGTCCAATAACCAGACTATCGCTTATGAAATAGAGAAGTTGAACAAACAATTCTTGAATACAGGAAAGAACTATGTCCTGATTGGTCCGGGCCGATGGGGAAGTAGTGATACGTGGTTGGGCATACCGGTGAAGTGGCCTCACATCTCTGCTGCAAGGGTAATCGTTGAGGCCGGGTTAACGAATTATCGGGTTGATCCGAGTCAGGGAACTCATTTCTTTCAAAACCTAACATCCTTTGGTGTGGGCTATTTCACGATTAATGCTTTTATGAATGAGGGGGTGTATGATCAGGCATTCCTGAATGCTCAACCTGCTGTGAGCGAGACGAACTACTTGCGGCATGTCAGGTTCAGCAATCCGGTGGTGGTAAAGATGGATGGGCGAACGAAGAAGGGCGTGGTGTTTAAACCCAAAGAATAA
- the truA gene encoding tRNA pseudouridine(38-40) synthase TruA, with protein MQRYFIYLAYDGTNYHGWQIQPNGISVQECLEKALSVVLRKEMRVIGAGRTDAGVHASLMVAHFDFEGELIDVDFLTERLNRMLPPDISVFHVKRVRSDVHARFAARSRTYKYYVTTAKYAFNRQYHWRLYGELDFEKMNEAAATLFRYADFTSFSKVHTDVKTNLCQMMQAEWTQQDETTWVFTIRADRFLRNMVRAIVGTLIEVGRGKIDVEGFQKVIEQQDRNKAGSSAPGHALFLVDVEYPEDIFEE; from the coding sequence GTGCAACGATATTTTATCTATTTAGCTTACGACGGAACAAATTATCACGGTTGGCAAATTCAGCCAAATGGTATTAGTGTACAAGAATGTCTGGAGAAAGCATTGTCTGTTGTTCTCCGGAAAGAAATGAGGGTAATTGGTGCCGGACGAACGGATGCCGGCGTGCATGCTTCGCTTATGGTGGCTCATTTCGATTTTGAGGGTGAACTGATTGATGTTGATTTTCTGACTGAGAGGTTGAATCGCATGCTTCCCCCGGATATATCCGTTTTTCATGTGAAGCGGGTAAGATCGGATGTGCACGCACGGTTTGCTGCCAGATCGCGTACATATAAGTATTACGTAACGACGGCAAAGTACGCATTCAATCGACAATACCACTGGAGATTGTATGGTGAACTCGATTTTGAAAAGATGAATGAAGCTGCCGCAACCTTATTTCGCTATGCCGATTTTACCAGTTTTAGCAAAGTGCACACGGATGTGAAAACAAACTTGTGTCAGATGATGCAGGCCGAATGGACGCAGCAGGATGAGACGACATGGGTGTTTACCATTCGTGCCGACCGCTTTCTGCGAAACATGGTACGCGCCATTGTGGGAACACTTATCGAAGTGGGCCGCGGAAAAATAGATGTGGAAGGATTTCAAAAAGTCATAGAGCAACAAGATCGTAATAAAGCGGGGAGTTCTGCTCCGGGGCATGCGCTGTTTCTTGTTGATGTGGAATACCCCGAAGATATCTTTGAGGAGTAA